In a genomic window of Saprospiraceae bacterium:
- a CDS encoding L,D-transpeptidase produces MKNWLGIAAALLLVFGTYCKHKSRNKDEPAALPTDTLALTAQPDTAEPPLLAIPVTKAVNIGAYFKFMDAIVQQYDSLVPYPLTEHLLVRANAWLIDTLENTDYYRMMERDSFVYDQRQMLALRPGDTLYLPGEKTAANLLHRMQATYLDINIPSFQLRIVEGDSVLHTFPVRVGKNQKKFLALAGNLVDLRTRTGTGEIVRISRDPLFLDPVTGKEFKYTRRDDRRTTRMPLIPWIEPSINGIRHGQMIHPTTNPSTLGKAASNGCIGLKEADAWRVYYYAPIGTKVVVRYDLMETLTTGDTLRYEDVYRYRKGGAKPSTTQAALFPVLGGNNGCWCGE; encoded by the coding sequence ATGAAAAATTGGCTCGGCATCGCTGCGGCACTCCTTCTAGTGTTCGGAACTTATTGCAAACACAAGTCTCGCAACAAGGACGAACCCGCCGCCCTCCCGACGGATACACTGGCGCTAACGGCACAACCTGACACCGCGGAGCCGCCACTTTTGGCCATTCCCGTGACAAAGGCAGTCAACATCGGCGCCTATTTCAAATTCATGGATGCCATCGTGCAACAGTACGACTCCCTCGTGCCGTACCCGCTCACCGAGCATCTCCTCGTGCGCGCCAATGCGTGGCTGATAGATACTTTGGAAAACACCGACTACTATCGCATGATGGAGCGCGACAGTTTTGTCTATGACCAACGCCAAATGCTTGCCCTTCGGCCCGGCGACACCCTCTACCTCCCCGGCGAAAAAACGGCGGCGAACTTGCTCCACCGAATGCAGGCCACCTACCTCGACATCAACATCCCCTCTTTTCAACTGCGCATCGTGGAAGGTGACAGCGTGCTCCACACCTTCCCCGTGCGAGTCGGCAAAAACCAAAAAAAGTTCTTGGCGCTAGCAGGCAATCTGGTGGACTTGCGCACACGCACCGGCACCGGCGAAATCGTCCGCATCAGCCGCGACCCGCTTTTTCTCGACCCTGTGACGGGAAAGGAATTCAAATATACCCGCCGCGACGACCGCCGCACCACCCGAATGCCGCTCATCCCATGGATAGAACCCTCCATCAACGGCATCCGCCATGGGCAAATGATTCACCCCACCACCAACCCCAGCACGCTCGGCAAAGCCGCCTCCAATGGCTGCATCGGCCTAAAAGAAGCCGACGCCTGGCGTGTTTACTACTATGCCCCCATTGGGACAAAAGTGGTGGTGCGCTACGATTTGATGGAAACCCTCACAACGGGCGACACCCTCCGCTACGAAGACGTGTATCGCTATCGGAAAGGCGGCGCCAAACCCTCGACGACACAAGCAGCGTTGTTTCCGGTGCTGGGCGGCAACAACGGATGTTGGTGTGGGGAGTAA
- the cas2 gene encoding CRISPR-associated endonuclease Cas2 — MAKRPRKPDISFPERLRRLREAGLRTERLQGYLPERHRQLPDLEERVRSIEHFLRHANETNNNTMLFFIMYDIEDHKVRRHLAKYLSKNGCMRMQKSVFIGSTEHKRYREIAQTLEEVNSMYENGDSILILPVTRESMVQLNVIGKDLNYKMVTTPPNVLII; from the coding sequence ATGGCCAAACGCCCGCGCAAACCCGACATCAGCTTCCCTGAGCGCCTGCGCCGCCTGCGCGAAGCGGGTCTTCGCACCGAGCGCCTACAAGGCTACCTGCCCGAGCGCCACCGGCAGCTGCCCGACTTGGAAGAGCGTGTGCGCAGCATCGAACACTTCCTCCGACACGCGAACGAAACCAACAACAACACGATGTTATTCTTCATCATGTACGATATCGAAGACCACAAGGTACGGCGGCATCTGGCCAAGTACCTGAGCAAAAACGGCTGCATGCGTATGCAGAAATCGGTCTTTATCGGCAGCACGGAGCACAAACGCTACCGCGAAATCGCGCAGACACTCGAAGAAGTGAACAGTATGTATGAGAATGGCGACAGCATTCTTATCTTGCCGGTCACCCGCGAAAGTATGGTGCAGCTCAATGTTATCGGCAAAGACCTAAATTATAAGATGGTGACCACGCCTCCAAACGTCTTGATAATATGA
- the cas1 gene encoding CRISPR-associated endonuclease Cas1: MQVYINTPGCKVSIKEGHLVVYPPKADEAAEVQRVPLRQIETVFVHRATLLTAELAFAAVEHDIDVQFVDRRGKPEARLWSSRFGSISVIRKKQALFVQSLLATAWVQQLLAEKCEHQAALLLSLPQPAEETFAAEAAIKISEYRTRILAAPQERLSDAAPKLRALEAAASKTYFQALSTMMPPQYRFAQRSQHPATDMFNCLLNYAYGILYGKVEHALIRAGVDPFIGIFHRDEYNRPVLVYDVIEKFRHWADFVVCRLCKQEVIFLEFFEVEQGAFWLNPYGKRILIQAFADYMDEVIIWQKMERSRYTHIDLAAQGLATLFKGFE, encoded by the coding sequence ATGCAAGTTTACATCAACACACCCGGCTGCAAGGTCAGCATCAAGGAGGGCCACTTGGTGGTCTATCCGCCCAAGGCCGACGAGGCGGCGGAGGTGCAGCGCGTGCCGTTGCGGCAGATCGAGACGGTGTTTGTGCACCGGGCCACGCTCCTGACGGCGGAGCTGGCCTTTGCGGCGGTGGAGCACGACATAGACGTGCAGTTTGTGGACCGGCGGGGCAAGCCCGAGGCGCGGCTGTGGAGCAGTCGGTTTGGCAGCATTTCGGTCATACGGAAAAAGCAAGCCTTGTTTGTGCAAAGCCTCTTAGCGACTGCTTGGGTACAGCAGCTGCTGGCTGAAAAATGTGAGCATCAGGCTGCTCTATTGCTCAGCCTTCCCCAGCCGGCGGAAGAAACCTTTGCTGCGGAAGCGGCCATTAAAATTAGCGAATATCGTACGCGCATCCTCGCCGCCCCGCAGGAGCGATTGAGCGATGCCGCCCCGAAATTGCGAGCACTGGAAGCCGCTGCATCGAAGACTTATTTTCAGGCTTTGAGCACAATGATGCCGCCGCAGTACCGCTTTGCCCAGCGCTCGCAGCATCCGGCAACCGATATGTTCAACTGCCTGCTCAACTACGCCTACGGCATCCTCTACGGCAAGGTGGAGCACGCGCTCATCCGTGCCGGCGTGGACCCGTTCATCGGCATCTTTCACCGCGACGAGTACAACCGACCTGTGTTAGTGTATGATGTCATCGAGAAATTTCGCCACTGGGCCGACTTCGTGGTGTGCCGCCTGTGTAAGCAGGAAGTCATCTTTCTGGAGTTTTTTGAGGTCGAGCAAGGAGCCTTCTGGCTCAATCCTTACGGCAAGCGTATCCTCATCCAAGCTTTTGCCGACTATATGGACGAGGTAATCATCTGGCAAAAAATGGAGCGTTCGCGCTACACCCACATTGACCTAGCCGCACAAGGGCTGGCCACGTTATTTAAAGGGTTTGAGTGA
- a CDS encoding four helix bundle protein encodes MTEDELKKRLKDWAVAVVLFTRQFPKEPEFKAVRGQLVRSAPSAAANYRAACRGKSTPDFINKLKTVEEELDESMFWLEFAVALSAELRPPVVPLYKEADELLAIIVASIKTSRAKPASPKPSKPPKPPKNNDP; translated from the coding sequence ATGACGGAAGATGAACTAAAGAAACGCTTGAAGGACTGGGCGGTGGCGGTCGTCCTGTTCACGCGGCAGTTTCCCAAAGAGCCGGAGTTTAAGGCTGTCCGGGGGCAGTTGGTGCGGTCGGCGCCTTCGGCGGCTGCCAATTATCGAGCGGCGTGCAGGGGCAAGTCCACGCCCGACTTTATCAACAAACTCAAGACCGTCGAAGAAGAACTGGACGAGTCCATGTTCTGGCTCGAGTTCGCCGTCGCCCTGTCTGCCGAACTCCGCCCCCCCGTGGTACCGCTCTACAAAGAAGCCGACGAACTGCTCGCCATCATCGTCGCATCCATCAAAACCTCCCGCGCCAAACCAGCCTCCCCCAAACCCTCCAAGCCCCCCAAACCGCCCAAAAACAACGACCCCTAA
- a CDS encoding AAA family ATPase, producing the protein MSLLAHFPATTALTADQRSALEALQAFMAADGPDAAQVFVLRGYAGTGKTFLMQGVAAWLRAAERTVLFAAPTNRAAKVLQYRTGTEVLTLHRLLYEYADGEHRLMGRPEHFGDAPVLVVDESSLLADFTPEGADMRFGSGQLLTDLLLFLQLDRFPGTRIVFVGDPAQLPPVGMRYSPALSDANLRRLTRRPVAVAELTTVVRQQADNGILTVAHAMREAIAGRDFQPRLPLERVREVRLCNGSLLLDKYFERSPERPSGRQIILAHSNEAIRAYNREVRARYFPEAQDRVAAGDFLLVTNNLYGLETPLTNGELVQVVQTGALEKRTVRAARSTFKPVECPLLAFTEREVIGEFHFRDALVAVRTGDGQVRQLAVKVLENWLLAGGDQPFPAAAQYLLNRIAYDRFFEANRALYYQDRERFKSLRKQYARTDLYANALRCRFGYAITCHKAQGGEWDFAYVDMCAQMTRDSAEFYRWSYTAITRAKKRVYLRLNPR; encoded by the coding sequence ATGTCGCTCCTCGCCCACTTCCCCGCCACTACCGCCCTCACGGCAGACCAGCGTTCGGCCCTCGAGGCCCTGCAAGCGTTCATGGCTGCCGACGGCCCCGATGCGGCCCAGGTGTTCGTCCTGCGGGGTTATGCCGGCACGGGCAAGACCTTCCTCATGCAGGGCGTAGCGGCATGGCTGCGCGCTGCCGAGCGCACGGTGTTGTTTGCGGCGCCCACCAATCGGGCTGCCAAGGTGCTGCAATACCGCACCGGCACGGAGGTGCTGACGCTCCACCGCCTGTTGTACGAGTACGCCGACGGCGAGCACCGCTTGATGGGCCGGCCGGAGCACTTTGGCGATGCTCCGGTGCTGGTGGTGGACGAGTCGTCGCTGCTGGCCGATTTCACGCCTGAAGGGGCGGACATGCGCTTTGGCAGCGGCCAGCTGCTGACCGACCTGCTGCTTTTTTTGCAGCTCGACCGCTTTCCCGGCACCCGCATCGTGTTCGTGGGCGACCCGGCACAGCTGCCGCCCGTGGGCATGCGCTATTCGCCGGCGCTGTCGGATGCCAACCTGCGGCGGCTGACCCGGCGACCGGTGGCCGTAGCCGAACTGACGACCGTGGTGCGCCAGCAGGCCGACAACGGTATCCTGACCGTGGCGCACGCCATGCGCGAGGCCATCGCTGGGCGCGACTTCCAACCCCGGCTGCCGCTGGAGCGCGTCCGCGAGGTGCGCCTCTGCAACGGCTCGCTGCTGCTCGACAAGTACTTCGAGCGCAGCCCCGAGCGCCCGTCGGGCCGCCAGATCATTCTGGCGCACAGCAACGAGGCCATCCGCGCCTACAACCGCGAGGTGCGGGCACGCTATTTCCCGGAGGCCCAAGACCGCGTGGCGGCGGGCGACTTCCTGCTGGTGACCAACAACCTGTACGGCCTGGAGACGCCGCTCACCAACGGCGAACTGGTGCAGGTGGTGCAGACGGGAGCGCTGGAAAAGCGCACCGTACGCGCAGCCCGGAGCACGTTCAAGCCCGTGGAGTGCCCGCTGCTCGCGTTCACCGAGCGCGAGGTGATCGGCGAGTTCCACTTCCGCGACGCGCTGGTGGCCGTGCGCACGGGCGACGGGCAGGTGCGCCAACTGGCCGTCAAGGTGCTGGAAAACTGGCTGCTCGCCGGCGGCGACCAGCCGTTCCCGGCAGCGGCACAGTACCTGCTCAACCGCATCGCCTACGACCGCTTCTTCGAGGCCAACCGGGCACTGTACTACCAAGACCGGGAACGCTTCAAGAGCCTGCGCAAGCAGTATGCCCGCACCGACCTGTACGCCAACGCCTTGCGTTGCCGATTCGGCTATGCCATCACTTGCCACAAGGCGCAGGGCGGCGAGTGGGACTTCGCTTATGTGGACATGTGCGCCCAGATGACCCGCGACAGCGCCGAGTTTTACCGCTGGAGCTACACGGCGATCACGCGGGCGAAGAAGCGGGTGTATTTGCGGCTGAACCCAAGATGA